The following proteins come from a genomic window of Nostoc sp. TCL26-01:
- a CDS encoding heavy metal translocating P-type ATPase, translated as MAKMIVELASPPAHESYETLEVTRGEVSVTSIPYQTVAEQNGKVAVATKKVKSRKSAPQVTYSVVHAVPGRLRWRVPRLRNDASYVKRLQTLLEADSLVSGVKIKPSAASLTVTYKSSAVSDAKMRSRLGCLIVAASDPGIVLLHPQKAASPESEEMSWPGLQLSALATGLAILGGPVGLSIPPLVTAGTIVLATLPVFKRALEGIVSERKLTIDFLDFLAIAITTVQGQFLTPSLMLSLIEIGENIRDRTARSSKMQTLDLLSSLGQFVWVERDGDKQQIPIQQVQPGDTVIVYPGEQVPVDGSILKGKALLDEQKLTGESVPILKTKGQAVFASTLVREGRVYILVERVGNDTRAGQSIKLMQEAPVHDTRMENYATKIAERAVVPTILLGAAVFAATRNPIRAASVLTLDFATGIRVSVPTTVLAALSYAARQGILIRSGRALERLAEVDTIVFDKTGTLTQGEVAVIGVDSYNPDISSDRILALAAAAEQRLTHPVAEAVIRYAEAQKVAIPSRSKWDYQLGLGVKAEIDGETVYVGSERFLRQQNVDMAALNGNGQKATSVIYVASNGQLQGKIRYSDILRPESKEVISQLMTVEGVEVHMLTGDNKRTATAVAADLGIAPQHTHAEAFPEQKATVVRGLHEQGKTVAFVGDGINDSPALAYADVSVSFAHGSEIARETADVVLMQNDLHGILEAIAIARQAKSLIHQNTGIVAIPNLGALVVAVLFGLNPLAATVVNNGSTIVAGVNGLRPILKHSPKKALPAGR; from the coding sequence ATGGCAAAAATGATAGTTGAACTAGCGTCACCTCCTGCTCATGAGTCTTACGAGACTTTGGAGGTAACTAGAGGGGAAGTATCGGTAACTTCCATACCTTACCAAACGGTAGCGGAACAGAATGGTAAAGTTGCTGTAGCTACTAAGAAAGTTAAATCCCGCAAGTCTGCTCCCCAGGTTACTTATAGTGTGGTTCATGCTGTCCCCGGTAGATTGCGGTGGCGTGTGCCTCGACTACGCAACGATGCCAGCTATGTTAAGCGATTACAAACCTTGCTGGAAGCTGATTCTCTGGTGAGTGGAGTTAAAATTAAACCCTCAGCAGCATCTTTAACAGTTACTTATAAATCCAGTGCGGTCAGCGATGCTAAGATGCGATCGCGTCTGGGTTGTTTAATCGTCGCTGCTAGTGATCCCGGTATTGTCCTCCTCCATCCGCAAAAAGCAGCATCACCAGAAAGTGAGGAAATGTCTTGGCCAGGATTGCAACTTTCCGCTTTAGCTACTGGTTTAGCGATTTTGGGGGGGCCTGTCGGGTTATCGATCCCGCCCCTTGTTACTGCCGGAACTATTGTCCTAGCAACCTTACCTGTATTTAAAAGAGCGCTAGAGGGCATTGTTAGTGAACGCAAACTGACAATTGACTTTTTAGACTTTCTAGCGATCGCTATCACTACAGTCCAAGGTCAGTTTCTCACTCCATCCCTGATGTTGAGTTTAATTGAAATTGGCGAAAATATCCGCGATCGCACGGCACGTTCCTCGAAAATGCAAACTTTGGATTTGCTCAGTTCTTTGGGACAATTTGTCTGGGTAGAGCGTGATGGCGACAAACAACAAATCCCCATCCAACAAGTCCAACCAGGGGATACAGTGATCGTTTACCCTGGGGAACAAGTACCTGTGGATGGCAGTATCCTCAAGGGTAAGGCACTGCTAGATGAACAAAAACTCACAGGTGAATCTGTACCCATCCTCAAAACCAAAGGACAAGCTGTATTTGCTTCCACTTTGGTACGGGAAGGACGAGTATATATTTTAGTCGAACGGGTAGGTAATGATACGCGGGCAGGACAGAGCATCAAACTGATGCAAGAAGCTCCAGTTCACGATACTCGCATGGAAAACTACGCTACAAAAATTGCCGAAAGAGCCGTAGTTCCCACTATTTTATTAGGGGCTGCTGTATTTGCTGCTACCCGCAATCCCATCCGCGCTGCTAGCGTCTTAACACTCGATTTTGCTACAGGTATTCGGGTATCTGTACCCACAACAGTCTTAGCTGCCTTATCTTATGCTGCTCGGCAAGGCATCTTGATTCGCAGTGGTAGAGCTTTGGAGCGATTAGCAGAAGTTGATACCATCGTTTTTGACAAAACAGGTACACTCACCCAAGGGGAAGTAGCTGTGATTGGGGTTGATAGTTACAATCCAGATATATCTAGCGATCGCATTTTAGCCCTCGCCGCCGCCGCCGAACAACGTCTGACACACCCTGTAGCTGAAGCTGTGATTCGCTATGCAGAAGCACAAAAAGTAGCAATCCCCAGCCGCAGTAAATGGGATTATCAATTGGGCTTGGGTGTGAAAGCAGAGATTGATGGCGAAACAGTTTACGTCGGTAGTGAGCGCTTTTTACGGCAACAAAATGTTGACATGGCAGCCCTCAACGGCAATGGACAAAAAGCCACTTCTGTAATATATGTCGCCAGTAACGGGCAACTCCAAGGTAAAATAAGATATAGTGATATTCTTCGCCCAGAGAGCAAAGAAGTAATTTCCCAGCTCATGACGGTGGAAGGCGTAGAAGTCCATATGCTCACCGGAGACAACAAGCGCACAGCCACAGCTGTAGCCGCAGACTTGGGAATTGCCCCTCAGCATACTCATGCAGAAGCCTTTCCCGAACAAAAAGCAACGGTAGTCCGTGGACTGCACGAACAAGGTAAAACAGTTGCATTTGTTGGAGATGGGATTAACGATTCGCCAGCTTTAGCTTACGCCGACGTTTCTGTATCCTTCGCTCACGGTTCAGAAATCGCCCGCGAAACAGCAGATGTGGTGCTGATGCAAAACGACTTACATGGCATATTAGAGGCAATTGCGATCGCCCGTCAAGCGAAGAGTTTGATTCATCAAAACACTGGAATTGTCGCTATTCCTAACCTGGGAGCCTTAGTTGTAGCAGTGTTGTTTGGATTAAACCCCTTAGCAGCAACAGTAGTCAACAATGGCTCAACCATCGTTGCAGGAGTCAACGGCTTACGCCCCATCCTTAAACACTCACCCAAAAAAGCTCTCCCAGCAGGAAGATGA
- a CDS encoding HMA2 domain-containing protein, with protein MEDSASSSDAVPRPTQHRVSYSVTYALPGHIVFCVPRISEDAKYLQNLLRLLETESGVISQEVNSVTGSLAISYQSELANHVDMRGHLASLLEMADDVETEEPAALPSSPASVFQIADEPQVEVEEPTTEPASLSSTPPSVIYPQTIKQPTKIAYSIVHTIPGRVRFHVPQVASDPAYVQRLQALLQSDPVVISERINREAASVVITYQTNKLQRSQQQLQSVLTAAVSHLINLIQSAGITANAPSSI; from the coding sequence ATGGAGGATTCTGCATCATCATCGGATGCCGTCCCGCGACCGACGCAACACCGTGTATCTTACAGTGTGACTTACGCACTGCCAGGACACATAGTATTTTGTGTACCTCGGATTAGTGAAGATGCAAAATACCTACAAAACCTACTCAGGTTGCTAGAAACTGAAAGTGGAGTCATCAGTCAGGAAGTTAATTCTGTGACGGGATCTTTAGCAATTTCTTATCAATCTGAGTTAGCTAACCATGTGGATATGCGTGGGCATCTAGCTAGTCTGTTGGAGATGGCTGATGATGTAGAGACTGAAGAACCAGCAGCTTTACCATCATCACCTGCATCTGTCTTTCAGATAGCTGATGAGCCACAGGTGGAAGTTGAAGAACCTACAACAGAACCAGCCAGCTTATCCTCTACACCTCCATCGGTAATTTATCCACAAACAATCAAGCAGCCGACAAAAATAGCCTATAGCATCGTTCATACCATTCCTGGACGAGTGCGGTTTCATGTACCGCAAGTCGCTTCAGATCCAGCTTATGTCCAACGCTTACAGGCTTTACTCCAATCAGATCCAGTAGTAATTAGTGAGCGCATCAATAGGGAAGCAGCATCAGTTGTCATTACCTATCAAACAAACAAGTTGCAACGTTCCCAACAGCAACTACAAAGCGTCTTGACAGCTGCTGTGTCACATCTGATTAACCTAATTCAATCTGCGGGGATCACAGCCAATGCACCCAGCAGTATTTAA
- a CDS encoding HMA2 domain-containing protein, giving the protein MTQTISSRERVSPQLKISSDLTSTQRQNDEVKVNTNSSRATIQPQVQLTATGMQVVHATNGRIRIKATDGSFNSNVKKITQHLRQYQGVKEVAANEQTGSMVVTFDENKLSLRQMLRILRQFNIRPSQNTPLSDPFAPWKSADFWKEQTVSFIPLMTGLAVTGGLGISGLAAIPVYMITTDATRSVIDYLKPQISGTEAVKEAPKTVVKIEEHRKATTENKPVNHQKNIGTATQSEKLTYAVVHEIPGRIRFNLPLIASDRAYVKRLERLLKADPLVTNVRINTDAASLAISYKPSKVAVSYWVNLLESALHINPVTVPNTRIEPQTSLSLVTETVETTSSVSEPETVTQITASADETTPTFEGQSLDISSLWADMKPSALTYSLDLIANLPL; this is encoded by the coding sequence ATGACACAAACTATTAGTAGTCGTGAGAGGGTGAGTCCGCAGTTAAAAATATCTTCTGACTTAACCTCTACTCAGCGTCAAAACGATGAAGTAAAAGTGAATACGAATAGCAGTAGAGCAACCATACAGCCACAAGTGCAACTCACTGCTACTGGTATGCAAGTTGTACACGCAACGAATGGACGCATACGCATCAAGGCGACTGATGGTAGTTTCAACTCTAACGTCAAAAAGATAACTCAACACTTGCGGCAGTATCAAGGTGTCAAAGAAGTTGCAGCCAATGAGCAAACTGGCAGCATGGTAGTAACCTTTGATGAAAATAAACTGTCACTGCGGCAGATGTTGCGGATATTGAGACAATTTAATATACGACCATCACAAAATACTCCATTGTCAGATCCCTTTGCTCCTTGGAAGTCTGCGGATTTTTGGAAAGAGCAGACTGTTTCCTTCATTCCTCTAATGACGGGGTTAGCGGTGACAGGCGGACTGGGAATCAGTGGTTTAGCGGCGATACCCGTTTATATGATTACCACAGATGCGACTCGCTCGGTAATCGACTATCTAAAACCACAAATTAGTGGAACAGAGGCTGTTAAAGAGGCTCCGAAAACTGTGGTGAAGATTGAGGAACACCGCAAAGCCACTACAGAAAATAAACCCGTTAATCATCAAAAAAATATTGGCACAGCAACGCAGTCGGAAAAATTAACTTATGCTGTTGTCCATGAAATCCCTGGGAGGATTCGCTTTAATTTACCATTAATAGCGAGCGATCGCGCTTATGTAAAGCGACTAGAAAGGTTATTAAAAGCTGATCCCTTAGTCACCAATGTGCGGATAAATACTGATGCAGCATCCTTGGCTATTTCTTACAAGCCTAGCAAAGTAGCTGTATCTTACTGGGTAAACTTGCTGGAATCAGCTTTGCACATCAACCCAGTCACAGTCCCCAACACCAGAATCGAGCCACAAACATCTCTATCTCTAGTCACAGAAACAGTGGAGACAACATCATCTGTATCTGAGCCAGAAACAGTTACTCAGATAACTGCATCGGCTGATGAAACAACACCAACATTTGAAGGTCAATCTTTAGATATTTCTAGTCTATGGGCTGACATGAAACCTTCAGCACTCACCTATTCTTTAGATTTAATAGCTAATTTGCCGTTGTAG
- the def gene encoding peptide deformylase codes for MMIIQLGNPRLRQKAALVENVDDANVQQLIDELIATVAEANGVGIAAPQVAQSQRLFIVASRPNLRYPHAPEMEPTAMINPKIVAHSTEVVKDWEGCLSVPGIRGLVPRYQAIEVEYTDRHGKLQKQELTDFVARIFQHEFDHLDGVVFIDRIENTLEMITEQEYQKLVVNKT; via the coding sequence ATGATGATTATTCAATTAGGTAATCCCAGGCTACGCCAAAAAGCTGCTTTGGTGGAAAATGTCGATGATGCTAATGTGCAGCAACTAATTGATGAGTTAATCGCTACGGTTGCTGAAGCTAACGGTGTGGGAATTGCCGCTCCTCAAGTAGCACAGTCACAGCGTTTATTTATTGTGGCTTCTCGTCCTAATCTCAGGTATCCCCATGCACCAGAAATGGAACCTACTGCTATGATCAATCCCAAGATAGTGGCACACTCGACCGAAGTTGTTAAAGATTGGGAGGGTTGTCTCAGTGTTCCTGGTATTAGAGGGTTAGTCCCCAGATATCAAGCGATAGAAGTAGAATATACAGACCGTCACGGCAAATTACAAAAGCAAGAGCTAACAGATTTTGTCGCTCGTATATTTCAACACGAATTTGATCATCTAGATGGTGTAGTCTTTATAGACCGTATAGAAAATACTCTAGAGATGATCACTGAGCAAGAATATCAAAAATTGGTAGTAAACAAGACTTAA